In Neisseria dentiae, one DNA window encodes the following:
- a CDS encoding lytic transglycosylase: MAKLKSIALAVTGVSAVSGAAYTHAAPSSQIAGMAMMRLNSSLLDQEQRNQNNLASGSLWNAMRKDFRMAEVNSDLVRSHENKFSASRAYFDRTINRSKPYMYHIANEVKKRNMPAEIALLPFIESAFVTKAKSHVGASGLWQFMPATGRHFGLERTALYDGRHDVYAATNAALNYLEYLHGMFGDWSLALAAYNWGEGNVSRAINRARAQGLKPVYENLRMPAETRNYVPKLLAVRNIVKNPQAFGMGLSDIENKPYFKAVDVDKPIDTSAIARLANISESEFLALNPAFNAPVFVPKANRKLLLPAHATSTFEKNYRNAKSDELLSWNVYTAGGKTSLNRIAAEAGMSVAELKRLNNTNSDSLNSGRNLLVAKNSIKGGNEFNYVRAETESSPLPNSYNTNVASLKQINGSDIKVAESNSAPIAILTDQTKPAVEKRNASPAPISIAASLVAPNQLPEKADTAIAKADSVKIEKVDLAAVQSPETATVAIAEPLPLPTQTSATPAPEQPAPSDEPADVAVNGTTLPNRAPQAAQSEDPLLALVNDAEQQRLNAANSIKNTLAQLEADETANKARVDRIVVSRAKQQQRTEARLARANAAAQQANNTHRVETGDTLFNISQRYNLSVADLITVNNIKGNSIRKGQVLKVTAASTQRNAVRNVSYTVRKGDTLNTIASRFNVDVNDIRRWNRNTRTVTPGQRLKLMGS; this comes from the coding sequence ATGGCCAAACTAAAATCTATAGCCTTAGCCGTTACCGGCGTATCGGCAGTTTCAGGTGCAGCATACACCCACGCAGCCCCCTCCAGTCAAATAGCAGGTATGGCAATGATGCGTTTGAATTCGTCACTACTCGATCAAGAGCAAAGAAACCAAAACAACCTTGCATCAGGCAGCTTGTGGAATGCTATGCGCAAAGATTTCCGTATGGCCGAAGTCAATTCCGATTTGGTGCGCAGCCACGAAAACAAATTTTCTGCCAGCCGTGCCTATTTCGACCGCACCATCAACCGCAGCAAACCCTATATGTACCATATTGCGAACGAAGTGAAAAAGCGCAATATGCCCGCCGAAATCGCCCTGCTTCCCTTTATCGAAAGCGCGTTCGTTACCAAAGCCAAATCCCATGTCGGCGCATCGGGCTTATGGCAGTTTATGCCTGCCACCGGCCGCCACTTCGGCTTGGAGCGCACAGCCTTGTATGACGGCCGCCATGATGTTTATGCCGCCACCAATGCCGCATTAAACTATCTCGAATATCTGCACGGTATGTTCGGCGACTGGTCGTTGGCACTGGCTGCTTACAACTGGGGCGAAGGCAACGTCAGCCGCGCCATCAACCGCGCACGCGCGCAAGGCTTGAAACCGGTATATGAAAACCTGCGGATGCCTGCCGAAACCCGCAATTATGTACCCAAACTTCTTGCCGTGCGCAATATTGTGAAAAACCCTCAGGCTTTCGGCATGGGCTTGAGCGATATCGAAAACAAACCTTATTTCAAGGCCGTAGATGTCGACAAACCCATCGACACCAGTGCTATCGCACGCTTGGCAAACATTAGTGAAAGTGAATTTTTGGCACTGAATCCGGCATTTAACGCCCCCGTGTTCGTACCGAAAGCCAACCGCAAACTGCTGTTGCCGGCTCACGCCACTTCCACATTCGAGAAAAATTACCGCAATGCCAAATCCGACGAGCTGCTTTCTTGGAATGTTTACACCGCAGGCGGCAAAACCAGCCTGAACCGCATTGCCGCCGAAGCCGGCATGAGCGTAGCCGAACTCAAACGCCTGAACAACACCAACAGCGATTCGCTCAATTCGGGCCGTAATCTTTTGGTGGCAAAAAACAGCATTAAAGGCGGTAACGAATTCAACTATGTGCGTGCCGAAACCGAAAGCAGCCCGCTGCCGAACAGCTACAACACCAACGTGGCCTCGCTGAAACAAATTAACGGCTCGGATATCAAGGTGGCCGAATCCAACTCGGCTCCGATTGCCATTTTGACAGACCAAACAAAACCCGCCGTAGAAAAACGCAATGCCTCACCCGCACCGATTTCTATCGCAGCCTCACTGGTTGCGCCCAACCAGCTTCCGGAAAAAGCGGATACCGCAATTGCAAAAGCTGATTCCGTTAAAATAGAAAAAGTTGATCTTGCCGCCGTTCAATCACCTGAAACCGCAACAGTAGCTATTGCAGAACCGCTTCCCTTACCCACGCAAACCTCCGCAACACCGGCACCCGAGCAACCGGCACCTTCCGACGAACCTGCTGATGTTGCAGTAAACGGCACCACCCTGCCCAACCGCGCACCTCAGGCAGCCCAATCCGAAGATCCTTTGCTGGCGCTGGTTAATGATGCAGAGCAACAGCGTTTGAATGCTGCAAACAGCATTAAAAACACACTCGCCCAACTGGAAGCCGACGAAACCGCCAACAAAGCCCGTGTCGACCGTATTGTTGTCAGCCGCGCCAAACAACAACAACGCACTGAAGCCCGATTGGCCCGAGCCAATGCAGCTGCGCAACAGGCCAATAACACCCACCGCGTAGAAACCGGCGACACCTTGTTTAATATTTCCCAGCGTTATAACTTAAGCGTAGCCGATTTGATTACTGTTAACAATATCAAAGGCAACAGTATCCGCAAAGGCCAAGTGTTGAAAGTAACCGCCGCCTCCACACAGCGCAACGCCGTGCGTAACGTTTCTTATACCGTGCGCAAAGGCGATACGCTCAACACGATTGCCAGCCGCTTTAATGTTGATGTGAACGACATCCGCCGCTGGAACCGCAACACCCGCACGGTTACGCCGGGTCAACGGTTGAAACTGATGGGCAGCTGA
- a CDS encoding NAD(P)H-dependent oxidoreductase: MNILLLNGGKAFAHSHGELNRTLHETACATLAAMGHQVRETVIDQGYDIETEVENFLWMDAVIWQMPGWWMGEPWIVKKYIDEVFTAGHGKLYASDGRHRTDPTKNYGKGGLLQGKKHMLSLTWNAPIEAFNEPAEFFGGVGVDGAYLHFHKANEFLGVEPLPTFICNDVMKAPDVPKFIADYQAHLHQVFS, encoded by the coding sequence ATGAATATCTTATTGTTAAATGGTGGTAAAGCGTTTGCCCATAGCCACGGCGAACTTAACCGAACCCTGCACGAAACTGCCTGTGCAACATTGGCTGCTATGGGGCATCAAGTGCGCGAAACCGTTATCGACCAAGGTTACGATATCGAAACCGAAGTTGAAAACTTTTTGTGGATGGATGCCGTTATCTGGCAGATGCCCGGCTGGTGGATGGGCGAACCGTGGATTGTTAAAAAATATATCGATGAAGTATTTACCGCCGGGCATGGCAAACTGTATGCCAGCGATGGGCGCCACCGCACCGACCCCACTAAAAACTACGGCAAAGGCGGTTTGCTGCAAGGTAAAAAACATATGTTGTCGCTCACTTGGAATGCACCCATTGAGGCTTTCAACGAACCTGCTGAATTTTTTGGCGGTGTTGGCGTGGACGGTGCTTATCTGCATTTCCATAAGGCTAACGAATTTCTCGGCGTCGAACCGCTGCCCACTTTCATCTGCAATGATGTGATGAAGGCACCGGATGTGCCGAAATTTATTGCCGATTACCAGGCACACCTGCATCAAGTGTTTTCTTGA
- a CDS encoding SurA N-terminal domain-containing protein, whose translation MFVAVEKYKTPAKILLGLIALTFVGFGVSTVAAPGSDYIVKVGGQKVSEHQLNTAMQNMQAAGGSESRDAVFNALVQRALLTEGAREMGISVSQEQLKQIIVDEPSFHDQNGKFSQNIFNQYLNQRQMSEDQLIEEIRNEFAVNNLISLVNNGNLVSDAQAKQLIMATQAERTVRSVSFSSEAFVQQVKTDDAVLKKYYDANKKDYVIPQAVKVEHVALNIQDVAKQQTVSEEELKKAFEQESASAKPKREIAHILFTVPQDAPENVRAAAKAEAEKVLAQLKANPSKFAALAKQYSRDEASAANGGNLGYLPQDGGLLKEFEDRAFSLKKGEISEVVQTAAGYHIITILNIQDKPSFEQEKARLEAELKQKKAATAFNEAKEKLAEEAFNNPGSLAEVAKKTGLKLQAPADWLTKENGKAAGMPDNLINAIFSDDVMKKKHNSEPVTVNEGLVWVVRAKEVREQKIQPFEEAKNFVKADYLRTEATRLAEAKAKQVLADVQKGKAADLKWSPISQLTAEQARQSMPPEAYAQLIKARPENGKPAYVLLSNLPAPVLVEVQAVKTPENITEQLKPAKLALAESQSNASFSALVSYLGSTIKQTQGAQKVNPEQQ comes from the coding sequence ATGTTTGTAGCCGTAGAAAAATACAAAACACCCGCTAAAATTTTATTGGGCTTGATTGCACTGACTTTTGTTGGATTCGGTGTCAGCACCGTGGCCGCACCCGGCTCGGATTATATTGTTAAAGTTGGCGGCCAAAAGGTTAGCGAACACCAACTGAACACGGCCATGCAGAATATGCAGGCTGCCGGCGGCAGCGAATCGCGCGATGCGGTATTCAATGCGTTGGTGCAGCGTGCCTTGCTCACCGAGGGCGCGCGTGAAATGGGTATTTCCGTTTCGCAGGAGCAGCTTAAGCAGATTATTGTGGACGAACCCAGTTTTCACGACCAAAACGGTAAATTCAGTCAAAATATCTTCAACCAATATCTGAACCAGCGTCAAATGTCGGAAGACCAGCTGATTGAAGAAATCCGCAACGAATTTGCGGTAAACAATCTGATCAGCTTGGTTAATAACGGCAATCTGGTTAGCGATGCACAGGCCAAGCAGCTGATTATGGCCACGCAGGCCGAGCGTACCGTGCGTTCGGTATCATTCAGCTCCGAAGCGTTTGTGCAGCAAGTGAAAACAGACGATGCCGTGCTGAAAAAATATTATGATGCCAATAAAAAAGACTATGTGATTCCGCAAGCGGTCAAAGTGGAGCATGTGGCTTTGAATATTCAAGATGTGGCCAAACAGCAAACCGTGAGTGAAGAAGAGTTGAAAAAAGCTTTCGAGCAGGAAAGTGCATCAGCCAAACCCAAGCGCGAAATCGCCCATATTCTGTTTACCGTGCCTCAAGATGCACCTGAAAACGTGAGGGCAGCCGCTAAAGCAGAGGCCGAAAAAGTATTGGCCCAGCTTAAAGCCAACCCGTCTAAATTCGCCGCGCTGGCCAAACAGTATTCACGTGACGAGGCATCCGCCGCCAACGGTGGTAATCTGGGCTACTTGCCTCAAGACGGCGGGTTGCTGAAAGAATTTGAAGACCGTGCCTTTTCGCTCAAAAAAGGTGAGATCAGCGAAGTGGTTCAGACGGCCGCCGGCTACCATATCATCACCATTCTGAATATTCAGGACAAACCTTCATTCGAGCAGGAAAAAGCCCGTTTGGAAGCGGAGTTGAAACAGAAAAAAGCCGCAACAGCCTTTAACGAAGCCAAAGAAAAATTGGCCGAAGAAGCATTCAACAACCCCGGCAGCTTGGCGGAAGTGGCCAAGAAAACCGGCCTGAAGCTGCAAGCTCCCGCAGATTGGCTCACCAAAGAAAACGGTAAGGCCGCCGGCATGCCCGATAATCTGATTAATGCCATTTTCAGTGATGATGTGATGAAGAAAAAGCATAACTCGGAGCCGGTTACCGTTAATGAAGGTTTGGTGTGGGTGGTGCGTGCGAAAGAAGTTCGCGAGCAAAAAATACAGCCGTTTGAAGAGGCGAAAAATTTCGTGAAGGCAGACTACCTGCGCACAGAAGCCACCCGCTTAGCGGAAGCCAAAGCCAAACAGGTGCTGGCAGATGTACAAAAAGGTAAAGCCGCTGATTTGAAATGGTCACCGATTTCACAGTTGACTGCCGAACAGGCGCGCCAGTCTATGCCGCCAGAGGCTTATGCACAGCTGATTAAAGCCCGACCCGAAAACGGCAAGCCGGCTTATGTGTTGTTGTCGAACCTGCCTGCGCCGGTGTTGGTGGAGGTACAGGCTGTTAAAACACCTGAAAACATAACGGAACAATTAAAACCCGCCAAGCTGGCGTTGGCAGAAAGCCAAAGCAATGCTTCTTTCAGCGCATTGGTAAGTTATTTGGGCAGCACCATCAAGCAAACCCAAGGGGCGCAAAAAGTGAACCCCGAGCAACAATAA
- a CDS encoding chloride channel protein, producing MTLKHLPLFCAVILTGIAAGLGAAALTWLIHGIEYLAFGHSEAQLRIVTEGTTPQQRIIAMLAGGVLAGAGWALLQSKGRPLAAISAMVAGSGNGRRPPLPESIAHAVLQIAAVGCGAPVGREVAPRELGALFATRIAERAGLDGETRRVLVACGAAAGLAAVYHVPFAGALFALEILLGVFSAYYAAIALAVSAVAVWVVRIAVSSETFYEVGQMGGGSTEIVLAIVIGAAVAAPAEWFRRSVKRAEQRRCSGKRLLWTLPAAFLLTAVIAIWLPQILGNGRSAAQTAYWGTGLGVAAALLIAKTGVVLLCLRSGAYGGTLTPGLAIGALAGLCLGLLGQMIWPTLDPTAAALAGSAAFLAVSMNAPLTAFALVVGFTGQNFDAYLPLSFAVAAAMGVARWMPSETVRQC from the coding sequence ATGACACTCAAACACCTGCCGCTGTTTTGTGCCGTTATTCTTACCGGCATCGCCGCCGGCTTGGGCGCTGCGGCACTGACCTGGTTGATCCACGGCATCGAATATCTGGCGTTCGGCCACAGCGAAGCACAATTGCGCATCGTTACCGAAGGCACCACGCCGCAACAGCGCATAATCGCCATGCTGGCGGGCGGCGTATTGGCGGGGGCCGGTTGGGCGCTGCTGCAAAGCAAAGGCCGCCCGCTGGCGGCAATCAGTGCCATGGTGGCGGGCAGCGGCAATGGCCGACGTCCCCCGCTGCCGGAAAGTATCGCACACGCCGTATTGCAGATTGCAGCGGTCGGCTGCGGCGCACCGGTCGGGCGCGAGGTGGCGCCGCGCGAACTGGGGGCGCTGTTCGCCACCCGTATTGCCGAACGCGCCGGTTTGGACGGCGAAACGCGGCGGGTGCTGGTGGCCTGCGGTGCGGCGGCCGGGCTGGCGGCGGTGTATCATGTACCGTTTGCGGGTGCCTTGTTTGCATTGGAAATTTTGCTGGGGGTGTTTTCCGCCTATTATGCCGCCATCGCGCTGGCGGTTTCCGCCGTTGCCGTATGGGTGGTGCGCATCGCGGTATCTTCCGAAACCTTTTACGAAGTCGGGCAAATGGGCGGTGGCAGCACCGAAATCGTGCTCGCCATCGTGATCGGTGCGGCTGTGGCGGCACCCGCCGAATGGTTCCGGCGTTCGGTCAAGCGTGCCGAACAGCGGCGATGCAGCGGCAAACGGCTATTGTGGACGCTGCCGGCGGCGTTTCTGCTGACCGCCGTAATCGCTATTTGGCTGCCGCAGATTTTGGGCAACGGCCGCTCCGCCGCGCAAACCGCCTACTGGGGAACCGGCTTGGGCGTTGCCGCCGCTTTGCTCATCGCCAAAACCGGCGTAGTTTTGCTCTGCCTGCGCAGCGGTGCCTACGGCGGCACGCTTACCCCGGGCTTGGCCATCGGTGCGCTCGCCGGCTTGTGCCTCGGCCTGTTGGGGCAGATGATTTGGCCAACGCTTGACCCGACCGCCGCCGCACTGGCCGGCTCGGCGGCATTTCTGGCGGTGTCGATGAACGCCCCGCTGACCGCGTTCGCACTGGTGGTCGGCTTTACCGGCCAAAATTTCGACGCCTATCTGCCGCTTTCCTTCGCCGTAGCCGCCGCGATGGGCGTTGCCCGTTGGATGCCGTCTGAAACGGTGCGGCAATGTTAA
- a CDS encoding FUSC family protein produces MWTFLRQRLQQHGWPGQIYYQQAWLGAPALLLVLLLAAEWDDKAVMVMAGAAFSTAFGAAHALGRFRWGAMAAACAGMALAGVIGSLIGGHGLPAFAVVALLTAVCAALSSYNSSWWWVTLQTVCAYLIAGYYPSDWQAALQRGGLMLAGGGIQILFTALTARFFTRHSPPLPAKPAQRLPANMLWRFSLAAAVAVTAALWMARHIGLSNDYWAAIAAVMILRPEAAATVSRSLHRMIGTVAGCSLATLTVYLLHDSLPLMMLATTVSAATALAVQRAQYALLTAAISATIVFLFAIGHGDPLAATEHRIEATLLGGATALVSGWLFGILGHNEKDRDSGQ; encoded by the coding sequence ATGTGGACTTTTTTACGGCAGCGTTTGCAGCAGCACGGCTGGCCCGGGCAGATTTACTATCAGCAGGCATGGCTGGGTGCGCCTGCGCTGCTACTGGTATTGCTGCTGGCGGCGGAGTGGGACGACAAGGCGGTGATGGTGATGGCCGGTGCGGCGTTTTCCACCGCTTTCGGTGCAGCACACGCGCTGGGCCGTTTCCGCTGGGGCGCCATGGCGGCTGCCTGCGCCGGTATGGCGCTGGCGGGTGTCATCGGTTCGCTTATCGGCGGACACGGTTTGCCGGCGTTTGCCGTGGTGGCGCTGCTGACGGCGGTTTGCGCCGCCTTGAGTAGCTACAACAGCAGCTGGTGGTGGGTGACGCTGCAAACCGTCTGCGCCTATCTGATTGCGGGCTATTACCCGAGCGACTGGCAAGCTGCCTTGCAGCGCGGCGGTTTGATGTTGGCCGGCGGCGGCATACAGATTCTGTTTACCGCGCTGACGGCCCGATTTTTCACCCGCCATTCTCCGCCGCTGCCGGCCAAACCTGCGCAGCGGCTGCCGGCGAATATGTTGTGGCGTTTTTCGCTGGCTGCGGCCGTGGCGGTAACCGCCGCTTTGTGGATGGCGCGCCATATCGGTTTAAGCAACGATTATTGGGCGGCGATAGCCGCCGTGATGATTTTGCGTCCGGAAGCGGCTGCCACCGTCTCCCGCAGCCTGCACCGTATGATCGGCACCGTAGCGGGCTGCTCCTTGGCCACGCTCACGGTGTACCTGCTGCACGACAGCCTGCCGTTGATGATGCTGGCCACGACAGTGTCCGCCGCCACGGCCTTGGCCGTGCAGCGTGCCCAATACGCCTTGCTGACCGCCGCCATTTCCGCCACCATCGTGTTTCTGTTCGCCATCGGCCATGGCGATCCGTTGGCCGCCACCGAACACCGCATCGAAGCCACCCTGCTCGGCGGTGCGACGGCGCTGGTGTCAGGCTGGCTGTTCGGTATTCTGGGCCATAACGAAAAAGACAGGGACAGCGGCCAATAG
- a CDS encoding AEC family transporter, giving the protein MPLNIALFGNDSLPYFLVYYVLNTVSTWAFGVFLIAHDSSEPQAAQHKAFDWKKLPPPPLAGFLVALVFLLLEIPVPSFVHSALSYLGGVVTPLSLIYIGITLCDAGLRSIRFDRDTVAALLGRFVLAPVVMIALIILGKDYAPLPAMEAHTLIIQSAVPALAVLPILANEAKGDVEYATNVVTTSTLLFMAVIPLVDWLLRFV; this is encoded by the coding sequence TTGCCGCTCAATATTGCCTTGTTCGGCAACGACAGCCTGCCGTATTTTTTGGTGTATTACGTGTTGAATACGGTGTCCACTTGGGCGTTCGGCGTGTTCCTGATTGCCCATGACAGCAGCGAGCCGCAGGCTGCGCAGCATAAGGCGTTTGACTGGAAAAAACTGCCGCCGCCGCCCTTGGCCGGTTTTCTGGTAGCGCTGGTGTTTTTGCTGCTGGAGATTCCGGTGCCCTCATTTGTACACAGCGCCTTATCCTATCTCGGCGGCGTGGTAACTCCCTTGTCGCTGATCTATATCGGCATCACGCTGTGCGATGCGGGCTTGCGCAGCATCCGTTTCGACCGCGACACCGTTGCCGCGCTGCTCGGCCGCTTCGTACTGGCACCGGTGGTGATGATTGCCCTGATTATCCTCGGTAAAGACTACGCGCCGCTGCCTGCCATGGAAGCACATACCTTAATTATCCAATCCGCCGTACCAGCCTTGGCGGTATTGCCGATTCTCGCCAACGAGGCCAAGGGCGATGTGGAATACGCCACCAATGTGGTTACCACCAGTACGCTGCTGTTTATGGCGGTGATCCCGCTGGTGGATTGGCTGTTGCGTTTTGTGTGA
- a CDS encoding AEC family transporter has protein sequence MAFLTSVESILAIVLVIALGFLLRQQGWFADSFAGNISKLIMNVALPASIFVSVLTYLSRDKLMSLSGSLVYGLISVIIGYSGLK, from the coding sequence ATGGCTTTTCTGACTTCCGTCGAAAGCATCCTCGCCATCGTGCTGGTGATCGCGCTGGGTTTTCTGCTGCGGCAGCAAGGCTGGTTTGCCGACAGCTTTGCCGGCAATATTTCCAAACTGATCATGAATGTGGCACTGCCAGCATCGATTTTTGTGTCGGTGCTCACTTATCTTAGCCGCGACAAATTGATGTCGCTCTCCGGCAGCTTGGTGTACGGTTTGATTTCCGTGATCATCGGTTATAGTGGATTAAAATAA
- a CDS encoding helix-turn-helix domain-containing protein translates to MKLNLNHSEINRRIGKTIAKYRQQSGYTQEQVAEILQIGNEAVSRMERGLIMPNVARLMELAEIFQCTAADLIADGSPRLFDKTHHLHLMMSELAEHDRELMLHFLERFTLRLKQAQM, encoded by the coding sequence ATGAAACTCAATCTGAACCACAGCGAAATCAACCGCCGCATCGGCAAAACCATCGCCAAATACCGCCAGCAAAGCGGCTACACGCAAGAGCAAGTAGCCGAAATCCTGCAAATCGGCAACGAAGCCGTATCGCGCATGGAACGCGGCCTGATTATGCCCAATGTTGCGCGGCTAATGGAGTTGGCGGAGATTTTCCAATGCACCGCCGCCGACCTCATCGCCGACGGCAGCCCGCGCCTGTTCGACAAAACCCATCATCTGCATCTGATGATGTCGGAATTGGCCGAACACGACCGTGAACTGATGCTGCACTTTCTGGAACGCTTTACCCTGCGGCTCAAACAGGCACAGATGTAA
- the rnr gene encoding ribonuclease R — protein MKKNTKLLSLREKDPFLARERQRYEHPLPSREWVIELLESEGVPLQIAALAGKLSITDEEYEFFERRIKAMARDGQVLINRRGAVCVADKLALVKCRVEAHKDGFGFAVPLVPTGEGDFVLYERQMRGLMHGDIVTVRPAGTDRRGRREGQVLDIVERAQKQVVGRFYVERGIAILEPEDRRLTQSIVLEPEGLAEMKPESGQVVVAEIESYPDGHRPAVAKLIEVLGDYADSGMEIEIAVRKHQLPHIFSEACQQAAAKIPDRVRPQDTKDRVDLRSLPLVTIDGETARDFDDAVYAEKQGRNFRLVVAIADVSHYVRPDDAIDKDARERATSVYFPRRVIPMLPENLSNGICSLNPDVERLCMVCDMVVTYAGNIKEYKFYPAVMKSHARLTYNQVWNWIEQGGDYPHKAQIDTLYKLFKILQKKRHQRGAVEFESIETQMIFNDNGKIERIVPVVRNDAHKLIEECMLAANVCAAEFLLKNKHASLFRNHLGPTPEKLTTLREQLGLLGLHLGGSDNPAPKDYAKLAEQFKNRPDAELLQVMMLRSMQQAVYEPDNHGHFGLAYEAYTHFTSPIRRYPDLTVHRAIKAVLKQEKYKPESWQALGVHTSFCERRADDASRDVENWLKTYYMRDKVGEVFEGRISGMANFGIFVTLEGIHIEGMVHISDLGEDYFNFRPEIMAMEGERSGVRFNMGDRITVKVARADLDTSKIDLALISGGEVPKKRGKSKKTAFQTAPAKEAAKSRGKSVTIKPKAEKNAKTAAKNTSKNTSGRKKTVATKSSKADTKRSSKNKE, from the coding sequence ATGAAGAAAAATACTAAGTTACTCAGTTTACGTGAGAAAGACCCGTTTTTGGCGCGCGAGCGCCAACGTTACGAGCACCCGCTGCCCAGCCGCGAGTGGGTTATCGAATTATTGGAAAGCGAAGGCGTGCCGCTGCAAATTGCCGCATTGGCGGGAAAACTGTCGATAACCGACGAAGAATACGAATTTTTCGAGCGCCGCATCAAAGCGATGGCGCGCGACGGCCAAGTGCTGATCAACCGCCGCGGCGCGGTGTGTGTGGCCGACAAATTGGCGCTGGTGAAATGCCGTGTCGAAGCGCATAAAGACGGCTTCGGTTTCGCCGTGCCGCTGGTTCCCACCGGAGAAGGCGACTTCGTGCTCTACGAGCGCCAGATGCGCGGGCTGATGCACGGCGATATCGTTACCGTGCGCCCCGCCGGCACCGACCGCCGCGGCCGCCGTGAAGGGCAGGTGCTGGATATCGTAGAGCGTGCCCAAAAACAAGTGGTGGGCCGTTTTTATGTGGAACGCGGCATTGCCATTTTAGAGCCGGAAGACCGCCGCCTCACCCAAAGCATCGTGCTCGAGCCTGAAGGTCTGGCCGAAATGAAGCCCGAATCGGGGCAGGTGGTGGTGGCCGAAATCGAGAGCTATCCCGACGGCCACCGCCCGGCCGTGGCCAAATTAATCGAAGTGTTGGGCGATTATGCCGACAGCGGCATGGAAATCGAAATCGCCGTGCGCAAGCACCAATTGCCGCACATTTTCAGCGAAGCCTGCCAACAGGCGGCCGCCAAGATTCCCGACCGCGTCCGCCCGCAGGATACCAAAGACCGTGTCGATTTGCGCAGCCTGCCGCTGGTAACGATAGACGGCGAAACCGCACGCGACTTCGACGATGCCGTTTATGCCGAAAAGCAAGGCCGCAATTTCCGTTTGGTGGTGGCGATTGCCGACGTGAGCCATTATGTGCGCCCCGACGACGCCATCGACAAAGATGCGCGCGAGCGCGCCACCAGCGTGTATTTTCCGCGCCGCGTGATTCCCATGCTGCCTGAAAACCTGTCGAACGGTATCTGCTCGCTCAACCCCGATGTGGAGCGTTTGTGTATGGTGTGCGATATGGTGGTAACGTATGCGGGCAACATCAAAGAATATAAGTTTTACCCCGCCGTGATGAAATCGCACGCGCGCCTCACCTACAACCAAGTTTGGAATTGGATAGAACAAGGCGGCGATTACCCGCACAAGGCGCAAATCGACACCCTATACAAACTGTTTAAGATTTTGCAGAAAAAACGCCATCAGCGCGGCGCAGTCGAATTCGAAAGCATCGAAACACAGATGATTTTCAACGATAACGGCAAAATCGAACGCATCGTGCCGGTTGTCCGCAACGATGCCCATAAACTGATTGAAGAGTGTATGCTGGCGGCCAACGTGTGCGCGGCAGAATTTCTATTGAAAAACAAACACGCTTCGCTGTTCCGCAACCATTTGGGCCCCACGCCCGAAAAACTTACCACCCTGCGCGAACAGCTCGGCCTGCTCGGCCTGCATCTGGGCGGCAGTGACAACCCCGCTCCCAAAGACTACGCCAAACTGGCCGAACAATTCAAAAACCGCCCCGATGCCGAACTCTTGCAAGTGATGATGCTGCGCTCGATGCAGCAGGCCGTTTACGAGCCGGACAACCACGGCCACTTCGGCCTGGCCTATGAAGCCTACACCCATTTTACTTCGCCCATCCGCCGCTATCCCGATTTAACCGTCCACCGTGCCATCAAAGCCGTGTTGAAGCAGGAAAAATATAAACCCGAATCATGGCAGGCGTTGGGTGTGCACACATCGTTTTGCGAGCGCCGCGCCGACGACGCCAGCCGTGATGTGGAAAATTGGCTGAAAACCTACTATATGCGCGACAAAGTGGGGGAAGTGTTCGAAGGCCGCATTTCAGGCATGGCGAACTTCGGTATTTTCGTTACGCTCGAAGGCATCCATATCGAAGGCATGGTGCACATCAGCGATTTGGGCGAAGACTATTTCAATTTCCGCCCCGAAATCATGGCCATGGAGGGCGAACGCAGCGGCGTGCGCTTCAATATGGGCGACCGCATAACCGTTAAAGTGGCGCGTGCCGATTTGGATACCAGCAAAATCGATCTCGCGCTGATCAGCGGTGGCGAAGTGCCGAAAAAACGTGGAAAAAGCAAAAAAACCGCCTTTCAGACGGCCCCGGCCAAAGAAGCCGCCAAAAGCCGCGGCAAAAGCGTAACCATTAAACCGAAAGCGGAAAAAAACGCCAAAACCGCCGCTAAAAATACTTCTAAAAATACTTCGGGCAGGAAAAAAACGGTGGCAACGAAAAGCAGCAAAGCAGACACCAAACGCAGCAGCAAAAATAAGGAATAG